TAAAGAGAGTTTAATCAATGGTTTTTTCCCGCTCTGCATGGAAAATGGAAAGCCAGATCAACAACTAAAACTACGATTTATGCTATGGTTTAAACCAGCAGAACTTGAACCAACCTGGGGTAACTTACTTGATAATGGCGGGTTCAACGGACAGAAGAATGCCACGTTTCCGCAGAGATCCAACTGCAGCATCACACTATATCAAGATGCTCATCATCACTCTACATTTCAACCCCCGGCCCATCTTTGTGGCACGCCAAGAAAATTGTGGGAAGATGTTTATAAAGCCATCGATGATGCAAAATATTTGGTCTACATAGCAGGATGGTCTTTCAATCCCAAGTTGGTACTGGTAAGTGAAAACAATCTATTTCCCTTCAGTTCTTTTCACATCTCAAGTCTGAGAAATAAGGGTAAAATGTGTAGGTTCGCGATTCTCACACAGAAATTCCACATGCACGAGGAGTAAGACTTGGTGAACTGTTGAAAAGGAAAGCAGAAGAAGGTGTTGCTGTGAGAATCATGCTTTGGGATGATGAAACATCATTACCTATAATCAAGAACTCAGGAGTGATGAGAACACATGATGAAGATGCATATGCCTACTTTAAACACACCAAGGTTATATGCAAATTATGCCCCAGGTTGCACAACAAATTCCCCACTATGTTTGCCCACCATCAGAAAACCATAACTGTCGACAGTAGAGGACAGCTGTTTTCAAGTAATCGAGAAATCATAAGTTTTATTGGAGGCTTAGATCTTTGTGACGGCCGATATGATACAGAGGAACACTCCTTATTTCGAACACTCAATACTGAATTTCATTCCCAAGACTTCTACCAAATAAACCTTTCCGGCGCTAGCCTTCATAAAGGTGGACCAAGGGAGCCATGGCATGATGTTCATGCCTGTATTTCCGGGGAGGCTGCAAGGGATGTGATGACAAATTTTGAGCAAAGGTGGACAAAGCAATGTGACCCTTCTTTGCTAGTCCCCCTAAACTCTATAAAAGAACTTTCTCAACAACCAAATTCAATAACTACCACAGCTGAAAAGAACTGGAAAGTCCAAGTCTTTCGATCAATTGATCACATCTCGGCAAATATAAACTTTCGAGTTGAGAGAAGCATCCATGAAGCTTATGTAGAAGCAATCAGGCGCGCTgagaaatttatatacatcGAAAACCAATACTTTATTGGAGGATGCCACTTGTGGGAGAAAGATAAGCAATGTGGCTGCACAAACTTAATACCAGTCGAGATAGCCCTCAAGATAGCTAGCAAGATTAAAACAAAGGAAAGGTTCGCAGTTTACATTCTCATACCAATGTGGCCAGAAGGAGTTCCAGAGAGTGAAACTGTACAAGACATACTACACTGGACCAGGGAAACAATGAAGATGATGTTTAAGCTAGTAGGTGAAGCTTTACAAGACAGTGGCGAATCAGGCCATCCAAAAGATTACTTAAACTTTTTCTGCCTTGCTAACCGGGAAGAAAAGAGACAAGGAGAGTTCATTCCTCCATCATCTCCTCATCATGCAACACAGTACTGGAACGCTCAAATGCAGAGGAGATTCATGATTTATATCCATTCCAAAGTCATGATAggtataataatcaaatttttacataattatcaGTTACTCTCCTTATTATTTTTAGTAAGTAATGGGATAATACCAATGCAGAGACATGGTAATTCAAACCTTATTAATTTGCCGTTTATTGTGATTTCTTATAGTTGATGACACGTACATGCTGATTGGATCTGCAAACGTAAACCAGCGATCAATGGATGGGCAAAGGGACACTGAAATTGCAATAGGATGCTACCAAATGGACAatgaagaaagaaaaattaCACAAGGTGAAATACACAGATATCGCAATTCATTGTGGTATGAACATACAGGACAAGCCGCAGAAATTTTTCACAGGCCTGAGAGTTTAGAATGTGTGCAGAAGTTCAACTCAATAGGGGACCAGATGTGGAAACTATATCAAGGAAACAAAGTAGTTGATATGGAAGGTATACATTTAGTTGCTTACCCACTGAGCGTCAGGGAGGACGGCCTCGTCGAAGACCTTGTTGAACACAATGGCTATTTTCCGGACACAAAAGCACCAATGAGAGGGAGAAGATCCAAATTTCTACCTCCAACTTGCACCACATAAGTGCATAGTGGCAACGTAATTTGTGCTTCAAATAAAGTTTATCCACAAGATGCTTCTAAGTTTATCCACAAGATGCTTCTACATCCTTCAGTGTACTTTTATGCCACAGAGCCAGAGGTGGTTAATTCTGGAAAAATAGAAGCCCAAAATCAGTGGATATTACGCATGATTTTCAGATTCTTacctatattttcaaatttttttagtaaGCTAAAAAGGTTGGCAATTAATTAACTTGGTAAAATCCCATGCATTTACATAACATAGTTGATGAAATGGCCTCTGTACACATGCAGTGACCTAACTTGATCAAGTAGCAAGACCAATAATACATAAAAGACATACATAAAGAAAGACAAACAAGACTAGTTACAAATGTATTTgtgtttatttgtaattttatatatgggATGAGTCTTTTTATCCATTCTGGGTAAAAAACTGGTGAAGTTCCTTTACTGAAAtttcttatgttgtgtttggttgggttgATTGAAAATGGACAGAATGGAATGATATTGAACTATAATACAGctaaatgttttaaattttcattccttccaccATATCATTCCTAGCACCCTTAACTAGAGCTCAAACCCCCATTTTATGAAGGAATGCTTCATTCTCTATCAGACTTAGTTTCTACCCAAATCTCATCATAGAAAATTTGCaccctctctttttttttcacgTCTTCCCTTCTATCCCTTATTATTTCCTTCTAATTTtctaccatgcttattttctaCCCAAATCACATCATAGAAAATTTGCACCCACTCATTTTTTTTCACGTCTTCCCTTCTATCCCTCAGTATTTCCTTTTAAATttcactcattccattccattaacCCCTACCAAATGCAACAGTAGCGTATCCTTACAGCAGTATGTGCAGAAGATAATGTTGTACATATTTTGCCTTTTATCAACTAAGTGTCAGTTACTGCCCACAACCTGTTGGGAGAAATGTTTATGCTGGAAAGTACTATGGGAAGAAGTGTTGTGGGAACAAACTATAAGTTTCtggtaaaataaataatacaagtTGGAATTGAAGGTCAAAAACATGTTGATACAaggttttaataaaattaagttaaaatagTGTCAGTTTTATCTTAGAAAATTGTCAGAAAATTTTCTACCAAGTTGCTACAGAAACTTttgtttaaaatctaaacaTTTTAGCTTTCCATCATCTCAGCTTTCCCAGCTTATAAGGAAAGCTAGTAAAGGTGTACCAAGTGCTGCTTTAAacaaaagaacaagaaaaaaGGTACTCAATCTACAAGGCATACTTCATGTTAATCATCATGCTTTCCATTCTATGCTGCATAACTCGGTCACTTCTCCTGTATTTATGCTTAAACGACAGAAAGTAACAGAATTCTAGTTTTAAGAATACACCATCTATTAAGATTTCTCAAGTTCATCGACGTGCAAAATTATGTCAGATGGATTCATTCATCtaaagttttataatttataatgagAACAGCTGAAAGATGAACTGTACTCTATGCTTTTTAGCTGACCAAAACACTAAGATCTTATTTTCTTGAATGGTGAAATACACTAATACAGTATATATTACTCCAACATATGATAGTTCAATTGATACTCAGTAATATCTATCTTTCAAAATGGCAGCACACTAAATACTCTTTTTTCTCGTTGTGGTTCCTCTCTTAAATTACAGGCTTCAGAAAAACTTGCCCAACTGATGCACAGCACAAAAAATATACCTGATTCCACCCCTTGCTCTACAGAAGCTGCCAGCTAGCATCTTTGAATCTGCATATTATATAGAAGAATACCAATAGGAGAAACAAAAGTTGACTTTTAAATGAGCACCTTACACAGAATAactcaaaattaaaaaagagaaaatgtaaCATATAGTAGGTTGATGGAACTACTCGTGTTTCTGTCTCTGTGGAGCTCATAGTGAATTCCATTGCTGGGACAAGGCAGAAGTAATTGCATTATATAGTCAGACAAGGAGTCCACCATCCCTGTCAATTTATCTCcatataaaagataaatatttgtcCAAACCATATCCAATAATGTATTAACATCTTTGAACAGACACTTTCCCACTTTCACAGTATATGTGACCGGACTAAATAGGCAAATCCAAGTTTTGTCTTCTTTCCACCATCCCTCTAACTAATATCAAATCGACAAAGATCACAGAGCCTAATCATTTTTCAACTATTCCCGCACCTACGCAAGCACTCGCTACATCTTTAGACCCTACACAAGGAACATCATTAAGTGTTAACTATTCTTGCAACCATGCAAGCACCCGCTACTTTAGACCCTACACAGCAAACAATCAGGTCAATGTGTTTATTCCTTCTGGCTTCTGCTGAAGTAAAGTTCTGGGGTCTTGCTACTATACTTCGCAAGGAGCTGCTAAATCTATTGTCACTTCTGGATTTCTAAGGTACAATTCTCCATATTACATTTTTCTCTCAAAACTTGAATAGGTCGTGAGGAAATCATTCAAGGTCACAGTTCAGAACTTGAATAAATTGTGAGAAAACCAATCGAGTTCACAGACTccattaaaaaacttaaaagatgCTTGGATGACTTTTCCATGCGTAAGTTGAAACAAATGGATGCTTCAATTAACT
This genomic window from Daucus carota subsp. sativus chromosome 7, DH1 v3.0, whole genome shotgun sequence contains:
- the LOC108195831 gene encoding phospholipase D alpha 4 — its product is MEGYNKFLHGTLEATIFHATPYIPSFPFNCISTGKPAYVTIKINKQKVASTSQEIDRIWNQTLYILCAHLPDATITISLKTKCSTLGKICIPAHQILTKESLINGFFPLCMENGKPDQQLKLRFMLWFKPAELEPTWGNLLDNGGFNGQKNATFPQRSNCSITLYQDAHHHSTFQPPAHLCGTPRKLWEDVYKAIDDAKYLVYIAGWSFNPKLVLVRDSHTEIPHARGVRLGELLKRKAEEGVAVRIMLWDDETSLPIIKNSGVMRTHDEDAYAYFKHTKVICKLCPRLHNKFPTMFAHHQKTITVDSRGQLFSSNREIISFIGGLDLCDGRYDTEEHSLFRTLNTEFHSQDFYQINLSGASLHKGGPREPWHDVHACISGEAARDVMTNFEQRWTKQCDPSLLVPLNSIKELSQQPNSITTTAEKNWKVQVFRSIDHISANINFRVERSIHEAYVEAIRRAEKFIYIENQYFIGGCHLWEKDKQCGCTNLIPVEIALKIASKIKTKERFAVYILIPMWPEGVPESETVQDILHWTRETMKMMFKLVGEALQDSGESGHPKDYLNFFCLANREEKRQGEFIPPSSPHHATQYWNAQMQRRFMIYIHSKVMIVDDTYMLIGSANVNQRSMDGQRDTEIAIGCYQMDNEERKITQGEIHRYRNSLWYEHTGQAAEIFHRPESLECVQKFNSIGDQMWKLYQGNKVVDMEGIHLVAYPLSVREDGLVEDLVEHNGYFPDTKAPMRGRRSKFLPPTCTT